CGAGCTGCATGACGATCGAGCGCAGCGAGTTGCCGTGCGCGACCACCAGGACGTTCTTGCCGGCGGCGATCTGCGGCGCGATCACCCGGTCGAAGTACGGCAGGGTGCGCGCCGCCGTGTCCTTCAGGCTCTCGCCGCCGGGCGGCGGGACGTCGTAGCTGCGGCGCCAGATGTGGACCTGCTCGTCGCCGTACTTCTTCGCCGTCTCGGACTTGTTGAGTCCCTGCAGGTCGCCGTAGTGGCGCTCGTTCAGCGCCTCGTCCTTGGCGATCGGCAGGTCCACCTGCCCCAGCTCGCGGAGGATGATGTCGAGGCTTTCACTGGCGCGCTGCAGCACCGACGAATAGGCGAGATCGAAGCGCGTGCCCTTGAGCAGCGCGCCGGCGCGCGCCGCCTCGCGCCGGCCGGTGCCGGTGAGCGGAACGTCGACCCAGCCGGTGAAGCGGTTCTCCAGGTTCCACTGCGACTCCCCATGTCGCACGAGGACCAGCAATGCCATGTTCAGCGTCCCCCCAAGTCGCCGCCGCGTCGGCGGCCTCATTCCTCGTTCGGATGGTCGTCGTCGAGGAGGTACGGCTCCCACTGGTGGCCCACGTAGGGCTGCCATTCGTGGGTGATGTACGGCTCCCACTCCTCGCTCGAATCGGGATCGATGCCGCGGAGGCGGTCGCGATCCTTGTAGTTGTCCAGGTCGCCCTGGACGATGTTGGCCTGCTGACCGGCCTCCTCGCGCGCGGTCTCCTCGTACTCGCGCTCCTCCGCCTTGGCGCTGAGGTCCTGGTCGTTCTCGTCCGGCTTGCTCGGCTGGCGCTTCACCCGCCGCCCGTAGGTCGTGGCGCACTTCTCCACCCAGTCGCTCTCGGTCTTCAGCTTGAACGCGACGCGCCCCGAGTCGGGCGTGCCGTGGACACGATTGAGCTCGCGCAACACCGTGCTGCAGTCGGGCCGCCCCTGCGCGGCGGCGCCGGACACCCGCACCAACCCGATCAGGAGCGCCAAGAGGAGAGCCCGTCGCAGCAACACCACTCCGATGCTGTAACAGCCGGCGCGGCGAAACCCAACGCCTTTCGGACACTCTCCTGAAGCCCCCCTCATCGCGCGGCGCGAGCCCCGCCGGTCGTCTTGGAGCACCCGGGCACGCCTGCTAAGCAGCTCAGATTCACGCCGCCCGTGGGGGATCGCGCATGGCCATCATCCGCAAGAAGACCGGCAACTTCCTCGAGGATTTCAGGATCGGCGGCGTGCTCCGCCACAAGGTCGGCAAGACGGTCACCGAGGGCCTGTTCAACGCCTTCACCGAGTTCGCGATGACCACCAACCCGCTGCACAAGAACCGCCGCTACGCGCAGCTCTACGGGTACCGCGACCTCATCCTGCCGCCCGGCCTGGTGATGGCGGTGGTCTTCAGCCAGAGCGTCGAGGACGTCTCCGAGAACGCCCGCGCCAACCTCGAGTACGTGGACATGCGCTTCGGCGCCCCGGTGTACCTGGGCGACACCATCGAGAGCACGTCGATCGTGCTCGGCGTGACGCCGTCGTCGCGCGACAGATCCCTCGGCGTCGTGCACGTCCAGACCACCGGCCGCAACCAGCACGACGAGGTCGTCCTGACCTACGAGCGCAAGGTGCAGGTGTGGAAGAACGCCGCCGACGCCGAGGTCGTCAAGGCGTCGACCGAGGCGGCGCCGGTGCACTGCCACCTGCAACTGCCCGCCTACGACGCCGCGACGCCGTACCGCTCGCTCGCCCACCTGAGCAACGACGACACCTACTTCGAGGACTTCACCCCGGGCGACGTCATCGAGCACTCCCGCGGCCGCACCATGACGGCGGAGCACATCGCCCTCACCGCGATGCTCGACAACACGTCACAGGTGCACTGCAACCAGCACATGATCGATCAGAACCCCGAGCGCTTCGTCGGCGGGCAGCTCATCATCTTCGGCGGCATCCCGTTCCAGCTCTGCCTCGGGCTCTCCTGCCCGGACGTCGCCGACAACTCGCTCGGCGACCTGGTCTACCGCACCGGCCGCCACAGCGCGCCGCTGTTCGCCGGCGACACCGTCTTCGCGTCGACCGAGATCGTCGCCACCCGCGACTTCGCCGGACGGCCCGATCTCGGCGTCCTCGACACCATCCTGCGCGGCCACAAGTTCGTCAGCCGCGACGGCGCCTCGGAGAAGGTCGAGATCTTCTATCTGGAGCGCTCGCTCGCGGTGAAGCGCCGCTCGCACTACGCCTGACCGCCAGGCGGCGTCACCCCGCCGGCGTTCTCCCCCGGTCGCGCCGCGCCGCCTGATAGTGGCTGGCGCACAGGCCCTTGGCGACGTAGGGGCGGCCGCACCCCTTGCGCGTGCAGACGCGCTTGGGCGGCGCCACGACCACCGGTTTCGGCCGCCAGCCGCGCAGGATCTCCGACGAGCGATCCAGCCCTTCGTTGAGCAGGGCGATGACCACGTCGGTCTTGACCGCGCCGAGCTCCTGCACCATCCGGTCGATGGCTTCGCTCAGTGCGGTCGGGATCTTGACGTTCATCAGCTTGCTGCGGCTGCCTTCGCGGCGCCGCAGATCCGCGATCCGTAGATCCGATCGCATTCCCGTCACCTCCTTCCGCCCGCTGGTGGTTTCCCTCCCGGAGCGCGGGAGCATGTCCGCGGACCGGATTGTCGCACGTTCGGGCCCGGTCGCAAGACGCACGCCCCACCCTGCCCGGCCGCGCCGGTTCGCGGCGACGCGCCGTGCGGCTGTCGCCCGACCACCGCCCTCGGCTAGTGTCCCGAGTTGGAAGTTCGTCACCTATTTCGCCGGCCCTCGACGCCCCTGACTGCGTTGCCCCTCCTTGGAATATTCCCGATATTCCTGCGTCGGGACGCCTTGCCAGGGGCGCCGATTGCCGGCGAAATAGGCAACGAACTTCCAACTCGGGACACTAGGATCGCCGACGCATGAATCGTCCCCGCGAGGTGCCGGCCTGGTGCC
This is a stretch of genomic DNA from bacterium. It encodes these proteins:
- a CDS encoding 2,3-bisphosphoglycerate-dependent phosphoglycerate mutase encodes the protein MALLVLVRHGESQWNLENRFTGWVDVPLTGTGRREAARAGALLKGTRFDLAYSSVLQRASESLDIILRELGQVDLPIAKDEALNERHYGDLQGLNKSETAKKYGDEQVHIWRRSYDVPPPGGESLKDTAARTLPYFDRVIAPQIAAGKNVLVVAHGNSLRSIVMQLDQLTREQVLELNIPTGVPIVYDIAPDLTIRSKRILGQ
- a CDS encoding MaoC family dehydratase; this translates as MAIIRKKTGNFLEDFRIGGVLRHKVGKTVTEGLFNAFTEFAMTTNPLHKNRRYAQLYGYRDLILPPGLVMAVVFSQSVEDVSENARANLEYVDMRFGAPVYLGDTIESTSIVLGVTPSSRDRSLGVVHVQTTGRNQHDEVVLTYERKVQVWKNAADAEVVKASTEAAPVHCHLQLPAYDAATPYRSLAHLSNDDTYFEDFTPGDVIEHSRGRTMTAEHIALTAMLDNTSQVHCNQHMIDQNPERFVGGQLIIFGGIPFQLCLGLSCPDVADNSLGDLVYRTGRHSAPLFAGDTVFASTEIVATRDFAGRPDLGVLDTILRGHKFVSRDGASEKVEIFYLERSLAVKRRSHYA